From Danio aesculapii chromosome 18, fDanAes4.1, whole genome shotgun sequence, a single genomic window includes:
- the wee2 gene encoding wee1-like protein kinase 2, with product MASVNAAQQHLNFSSSWEEDSSDNSFDEWTHRSVPLRSPCRTPRIQRHRTRSITVSPSIHTSPIPYAAWKKLRLCDSPSTPKSLLSKSTLPCSSSKPCCTQRFLRLSTAFERVPSVNINPFTPDTVRRNSEHFKRKSQRSDDDDEDYGQRSKEMQNSSEDETFFLPSKRPAVSARMLSRYESEFLELACIGVGEFGSVYRCVKRLDGCMYAIKRSRRPIAGSANEQLALKEVYAHAVLGHHPHVVRYYSAWAEDDHMIIQNEYCDGGSLHDVITEKGEQGEFFSVPELRDLLLQVSMGLKYIHNSGLVHLDIKPSNIFICRRSTLSAGGEGDSEEEDESHSSGVVYKIGDLGHVTSISSPQVEEGDSRFLAYEVLREDYTHLPKADIFALGLTVLLAAGASPLPQNGDDWHSLRQGELPSLPQELPTVFKDLLKSLLDPDPTARPSATALCRHDVLRKERAGKLATQLRKELNVEKFRTAMLERELKEARLAATSPQQLSQPGSLPKAKRKLVGRSVARSVSFGFPGC from the exons ATGGCCTCTGTGAATGCAGCGCAGCAGCATCTGAACTTCTCCAGCAGCTGGGAGGAGGACAGCAGTGACAATAGTTTTGATGAATGGACACACAGGAGTGTCCCACTCAGAAGCCCCTGCCGGACACCCCGGATACAGCGCCACCGTACCAGAAGCATCACGGTTTCTCCTTCAATTCATACCTCTCCCATACCGTATGCTGCCTGGAAAAAGCTTCGACTCTGTGATTCGCCCAGCACACCAAAA AGTTTGCTGTCTAAATCAACGCTGCCTTGCTCTAGCAGCAAACCATGTTGCACTCAGCGATTCCTTCGCCTGTCTACTGCTTTTGAACGAGTTCCTTCAGTGAACATTAATCCTTTTACTCCAGACACCGTGCGCAGAAACAGTGAACACTTCAAGAGAAAGAGTCAAaggagtgatgatgatgatgaggactATGGACAAAG ATCTAAAGAAATGCAGAATTCATCAGAGGATGAAACTTTCTTCCTCCCCTCGAAG AGGCCAGCAGTGTCAGCCCGCATGCTGTCGCGTTACGAGAGTGAGTTTCTAGAGCTGGCCTGCATTGGCGTGGGCGAGTTTGGTTCCGTGTATCGATGTGTGAAGAGGTTGGATGGATGCATGTACGCCATCAAGCGCTCTCGGAGGCCAATCGCAGGCTCCGCCAATGA GCAGCTGGCCTTGAAGGAAGTGTACGCCCATGCTGTGTTGGGCCATCACCCTCATGTTGTCCGCTACTACTCTGCATGGGCTGAAGATGACCATATGATTatacagaatgaatattgtgatg GTGGCAGCCTTCATGATGTTATAACTGAAAAGGGAGAGCAAGGGGAGTTCTTCAGCGTTCCCGAGCTCAGGGATCTGCTCCTACAGGTCTCCATGGGGCTCAAGTACATCCACAACTCAGGCCTGGTGCATCTTGACATCAAACCCA GTAATATTTTCATCTGTCGTCGATCCACCTTGAGTGCTGGTGGAGAGGGAGATAGTGAAGAAGAGGATGAAAGCCACTCTTCTGGAGTTGTATATAAAATTG gtgacCTGGGTCATGTAACATCCATCTCAAGTCCTCAGGTAGAGGAAGGGGACAGTCGCTTTCTGGCTTATGAGGTCTTGCGAGAG GACTACACGCATCTTCCTAAAGCGGATATTTTTGCACTGGGTCTGACAGTGTTATTAGCTGCAGGTGCTTCACCACTTCCCCAGAATGGAGATGACTGGCACAGTCTGAGGCAAGGAGAACTACCCAGCCTGCCACAGGAGTTACCAACAGTCTTTAAAGACCTTCTAAAG TCACTATTAGATCCTGATCCTACTGCAAGGCCATCAGCAACAGCTTTGTGTCGGCATGATGTTCTACGCAAGGAGAGAGCTGGAAAACTTGCTACACAGCTTCGCAAAGAGCTAAATGTGGAGAAATTCAGAACAGCTATGCTGGAAAG aGAACTGAAGGAGGCCAGACTGGCTGCTACCTCCCCGCAGCAGTTGTCCCAACCAGGGTCCCTTCCCAAGGCTAAGAGGAAGCTTGTGGGCCGAAGTGTAGCTCGTTCTGTGAGCTTTGGATTTCCTGGATGCTAA